A single Candidatus Desulfarcum epimagneticum DNA region contains:
- a CDS encoding conserved hypothetical protein (Evidence 4 : Unknown function but conserved in other organisms): MNALILAAGFGSRLLPYTRAIPKPLFPLGGRTVMDRIIEALEQAGCERIVINTHHLHDRIEAHLAKKTFRAAVSTLHEPVIEGTGGAIRNAAAFLGDGPFLAVNADIVTDLDFARLFDFHTAHSHPVTLALHDRPGFDPEFYRVETDEDRFIRRFDRPGQKGALAFSGVQALDPEIASFIPEKGFSHSIDIYEKMIEKGVGIKAFVARDMRWNDIGTPERYREEAFFHLAPEAFRRAGFPGAPNGLKTLPLAGDGSDRVWTRTIWGEKTIIAADHGIQPAMDPGKTREIDSFVRIGRHLRAKNTPVPEIYLHDPFSGLAFMEDLGDTRLESHVRAMTDPGEIASCYQKIIELLVRMSVEGADGFKPSLTWQTPAYDREVILEKECRYFLDAFLNPRLGKKTPFSFFENEFEALAENALKFAVNGFMHRDFQSRNIMVKDGRFYFIDFQGGRLGPIQYDLASLLIDPYVGLSPDIRDLLLTHCFDALSARRPVDRAAFFSGCHYCALARNLQMLGAFAHLSGVKGKTGFARHIPRALQTLKKSLDRFKDAEFPRLKAAVGEVAL; the protein is encoded by the coding sequence ATGAACGCCCTGATACTGGCCGCCGGTTTCGGCTCCCGGCTCCTTCCGTACACCCGGGCCATTCCCAAACCCCTGTTTCCCCTGGGGGGGAGAACGGTGATGGACCGGATCATCGAGGCCCTGGAACAGGCCGGCTGTGAGCGGATTGTGATCAACACCCACCATCTCCATGACCGGATCGAGGCCCATCTGGCGAAAAAAACCTTTCGCGCCGCCGTGTCCACCCTTCATGAGCCGGTGATCGAGGGAACCGGCGGCGCCATTCGAAACGCGGCGGCCTTTCTGGGGGACGGGCCGTTTCTGGCCGTCAACGCCGACATTGTCACGGACCTGGATTTCGCCCGGCTGTTTGATTTTCACACGGCCCATTCCCATCCCGTCACCCTGGCTCTCCATGACCGCCCCGGCTTTGACCCCGAGTTTTACCGGGTGGAGACGGACGAAGACCGTTTCATCCGCCGCTTTGACCGGCCGGGCCAAAAAGGCGCCCTGGCCTTTTCCGGCGTCCAGGCGCTGGATCCGGAGATCGCCTCCTTTATCCCGGAAAAGGGTTTCTCCCACAGCATTGACATCTATGAAAAGATGATTGAAAAAGGCGTGGGGATCAAGGCGTTTGTGGCCCGGGACATGCGCTGGAACGACATCGGGACGCCTGAGCGCTACCGGGAGGAGGCCTTTTTTCATCTGGCGCCCGAAGCCTTCAGGCGGGCGGGCTTTCCCGGCGCCCCAAACGGTCTCAAAACCCTTCCCCTGGCCGGGGACGGCTCGGACCGGGTCTGGACCCGGACGATTTGGGGAGAAAAAACCATCATCGCGGCCGACCACGGCATCCAGCCCGCCATGGACCCGGGCAAAACCCGGGAGATCGACTCCTTTGTCCGCATCGGCCGCCACCTGCGCGCGAAAAACACGCCGGTCCCGGAAATTTATCTCCACGATCCTTTTTCGGGCCTGGCCTTCATGGAGGATTTGGGCGACACGCGCCTGGAATCCCATGTCAGGGCCATGACGGACCCGGGAGAAATCGCGTCATGCTACCAAAAAATCATCGAGCTTCTGGTCCGGATGTCCGTGGAGGGGGCCGACGGTTTTAAGCCCTCGCTCACCTGGCAGACCCCGGCCTACGACCGGGAGGTGATCCTGGAAAAGGAATGCCGGTATTTTTTAGACGCCTTTTTAAACCCGCGCCTGGGAAAAAAAACGCCGTTCTCCTTTTTTGAAAACGAGTTCGAGGCCCTGGCCGAAAACGCCCTGAAGTTCGCCGTGAACGGGTTCATGCACCGGGATTTTCAATCCCGAAACATCATGGTGAAAGACGGCCGGTTTTACTTCATCGATTTCCAGGGGGGCCGCCTGGGTCCCATCCAGTATGACCTGGCCTCCCTTCTGATCGACCCCTATGTCGGGCTTTCACCCGACATCCGGGACCTTCTTTTGACCCATTGCTTTGACGCTCTTTCGGCCCGGCGCCCGGTGGACCGCGCGGCGTTTTTTTCAGGCTGCCATTACTGCGCCCTGGCCCGAAATCTCCAGATGCTCGGGGCCTTCGCCCATCTTTCCGGGGTCAAAGGCAAAACCGGTTTCGCCCGGCATATTCCCCGGGCGCTTCAAACCCTTAAAAAGAGCCTGGACCGGTTCAAAGACGCTGAATTTCCCCGGCTCAAAGCGGCGGTGGGGGAAGTGGCCCTTTAA